From the genome of Triticum aestivum cultivar Chinese Spring chromosome 3B, IWGSC CS RefSeq v2.1, whole genome shotgun sequence, one region includes:
- the LOC123070778 gene encoding heat stress transcription factor A-4b: MEGSGGSASLPPFLTKTYEMVDEPATDAVVAWTPSGTSFVVLSQADFCRDLLPKYFKHNNFSSFVRQLNTYGFRKVDPEQWEFANEEFIRDQRHRLKNIHRRKPIFSHSSHTQGAGPLADSERRDYDEEIERLKCDNASLKLQLERKKTDMESKMKALEDKLFAIEDQQKNLISYVREIVNAPGFFSSFVEQSDHQGKKRRLPKPISFHEDTSTQGNQIMHCDLVNSPTHELFRASFDKMESSLNSLENFFKEASEAFGNDVSYDGDVPGHSSAVVLTELHSSAESEPLHSSAESEPHEQSPPSMMHTCSAGVGDSHSSRDIAESASCPESPPLPEAHSRADSRAKVSEIDVNLEPAVTETGPSRDQQPTQDPPADANDGFWQQFLTEQPGLSHAHQEAQSERRDREANQTTAGDRGSFWWGKSVEQMTEKLGHLTSAEKT, translated from the exons atGGAGGGGAGTGGCGGGTCCGCGTCGCTGCCGCCGTTCCTCACCAAGACGTACGAGATGGTGGACGAGCCGGCCACGGACGCGGTGGTGGCGTGGACGCCGTCCGGCACCAGCTTCGTCGTCTTGAGCCAGGCCGACTTCTGCCGGGATCTTCTCCCCAAGTACTTCAAGCACAACAACTTCTCCAGCTTTGTGCGCCAGCTCAACACCTAC GGCTTTAGGAAGGTAGATCCAGAACAATGGGAATTTGCAAATGAAGAATTCATACGAGACCAGCGGCATCGGTTGAAAAATATCCATAGACGCAAGCCAATATTCAGCCATTCATCACATACTCAGGGTGCCGGACCATTAGCTGATAGTGAAAGGAGGGACTATGACGAGGAAATTGAGAGGCTCAAGTGTGATAATGCATCACTGAAGTTACAGCTTGAAAGGAAGAAAACTGATATGGAGAGTAAAATGAAGGCTTTGGAAGACAAACTATTTGCTATCGAGGATCAGCAGAAAAATCTTATATCTTATGTCAGAGAAATTGTGAATGCACCTGGATTTTTTTCTAGCTTCGTAGAACAatctgatcatcagggaaagaagaGGAGACTGCCTAAACCAATTTCATTCCATGAGGATACAAGTACTCAGGGGAACCAGATTATGCATTGTGACTTGGTCAACTCACCAACTCATGAACTTTTTAGGGCATCATTTGACAAAATGGAATCATCCTTAAATTCCTTGGAGAATTTCTTCAAAGAAGCGAGCGAGGCATTTGGTAATGATGTTTCATATGATGGTGATGTCCCAGGTCATTCTTCAGCTGTTGTTCTTACAGAGCTCCATTCATCTgcggagagtgagcccctccattCATCTGCGGAGAGTGAGCCCCATGAGCAATCACCTCCGTCCATGATGCATACTTGTTCAGCTGGTGTAGGAGATTCACACTCTTCTCGCGATATAGCAGAGTCCGCCAGCTGTCCAGAGAGTCCTCCGCTTCCCGAAGCTCATTCTCGTGCAGATTCACGAGCTAAGGTCTCCGAGATAGATGTCAATTTGGAACCTGCTGTTACAGAAACTGGTCCATCGAGAGATCAACAACCCACCCAAGACCCTCCTGCTGATGCAAATGATGGATTTTGGCAGCAGTTTCTTACCGAGCAGCCTGGGTTGTCCCATGCACACCAGGAGGCCCAATCAGAACGGCGAGACAGagaagcaaatcaaacaacagcaGGAGACCGCGGAAGTTTTTGGTGGGGCAAGAGCGTCGAACAGATGACAGAAAAACTGGGGCATCTCACCTCAGCTGAGAAAACCTGA